A genomic window from Candidatus Bathyarchaeia archaeon includes:
- a CDS encoding carbohydrate ABC transporter permease, with translation SLIVSLSVMCIAVALGSLAAYSLVFIYYRGKDLASSFILFAYVFPGFVLMVPIYMIFSSLGLKNTYLGLILADLIGAVPFATWMLRGYFMGIPAELVDSAKVDGCSHISILFRIILPVAAPGVVTAAIFSFVSSWGSLLFPLLLIEGERLLTLPLGIMRFAFGEAYHWGPLMAAAIISAIPPTVLYGIVQKYLAKGLLAGAVKG, from the coding sequence CAGCCTCATAGTGTCATTAAGCGTAATGTGTATAGCGGTCGCATTAGGCTCCCTGGCAGCCTACAGCCTAGTCTTCATCTATTACCGCGGAAAAGACTTAGCGTCATCCTTCATCCTGTTCGCATATGTTTTTCCAGGCTTCGTCTTAATGGTCCCAATATACATGATCTTTAGCTCTCTCGGATTAAAGAACACATATCTAGGCCTCATACTTGCGGATCTCATTGGAGCCGTGCCTTTTGCCACATGGATGCTAAGGGGTTACTTTATGGGTATACCCGCAGAGCTAGTCGACTCAGCAAAAGTTGATGGTTGCAGCCATATTTCAATCTTATTTAGGATAATTTTGCCCGTAGCTGCGCCGGGAGTGGTGACAGCCGCCATCTTTTCATTTGTTAGCTCGTGGGGCTCACTTCTATTTCCACTATTGCTTATAGAGGGCGAGAGGCTGCTTACCCTACCGCTGGGGATAATGAGGTTTGCTTTTGGAGAAGCCTATCACTGGGGTCCGTTAATGGCTGCGGCAATAATCTCGGCAATACCGCCAACAGTTCTTTACGGGATAGTTCAGAAGTACTTGGCGAAAGGACTGCTGGCGGGAGCTGTTAAAGGCTAA
- a CDS encoding DUF4147 domain-containing protein: MYNLKRILNSKELSSHGNIEGRRDALEILEAGLEAADPYNNIRRLIRIEGSTLIIGCREFEPAGDPGSGDLKIDLNSIGSIYVVGAAKGVQLAAKAIEDILGDRLTDGHVIAKKGDEKILNKIKVTFGAHPLPDEDCVKGSQAIYEIARKVRKGDLVFTIFGNGNSALLTLPPPGITIEDVRELTYKMQVERGVPTGDLNVVRNHIDMLKVGRISLLMKDALQIHILLWDAGDPFPQEAGISSYEKLLTQNRWLHGLPDCTTFRDAVSVLKKWDMLDKIPPSIRKHIEEAKPEYETPKREDFKDINFRVFGVLPRRGPIIEAGKKAEMLGYSPIILTEWLQAEAAEAGKVIASIAKNVEFSGKPFKPPCVLLTTGELIVTVGENRGIGGRNQEFALSAALQIKGSKKIVIGAVDTDGTDGPGTQFVKGYGEIPCLAGGLVDGYTAEEAERQGIDIFKEIKNHNSTIPLIKLGDGIITTQGISLGDLGVTLIIGP, from the coding sequence ATGTATAATCTTAAGAGGATACTGAATTCGAAAGAATTATCCTCCCATGGAAATATTGAAGGTAGAAGAGATGCTCTAGAGATACTTGAAGCTGGGCTTGAAGCCGCGGATCCCTATAACAATATCCGAAGGCTCATCAGGATTGAAGGCAGCACCCTAATAATTGGATGTAGAGAATTTGAGCCAGCAGGGGATCCGGGAAGCGGCGACCTCAAAATCGACTTAAATAGCATTGGCTCCATTTATGTTGTTGGTGCAGCAAAGGGTGTACAGCTTGCCGCTAAAGCCATCGAGGACATATTAGGCGACAGACTAACAGATGGACATGTTATCGCTAAGAAGGGCGATGAGAAAATACTCAACAAGATTAAAGTGACGTTCGGCGCGCATCCCCTGCCGGATGAAGACTGCGTAAAAGGTTCCCAAGCCATATATGAGATTGCTAGGAAGGTCAGGAAAGGCGACCTAGTGTTTACAATTTTCGGTAACGGTAACTCAGCGCTACTAACGCTGCCGCCTCCGGGAATAACGATAGAGGATGTACGTGAGCTAACATACAAGATGCAGGTGGAGAGAGGCGTTCCAACAGGAGACTTAAATGTTGTGAGAAACCACATTGATATGTTAAAGGTTGGGAGAATTTCCCTCTTAATGAAGGATGCCCTTCAAATACATATTCTTCTATGGGATGCCGGCGACCCATTCCCGCAGGAAGCGGGCATATCGAGCTATGAGAAGCTCCTCACACAGAACCGTTGGCTGCACGGATTGCCGGATTGCACAACATTCAGGGACGCCGTTTCAGTTCTTAAGAAATGGGATATGCTGGACAAGATACCTCCCTCAATACGTAAGCATATTGAAGAGGCAAAACCAGAGTATGAAACGCCCAAGAGAGAAGATTTTAAGGACATAAACTTTAGAGTTTTCGGGGTTTTGCCGAGGAGAGGGCCGATAATAGAGGCTGGCAAAAAAGCTGAAATGCTTGGATATTCACCCATAATTCTTACAGAATGGCTGCAAGCGGAGGCTGCTGAAGCGGGTAAAGTTATTGCAAGCATAGCTAAAAATGTCGAGTTTTCAGGTAAACCCTTTAAGCCTCCATGCGTCCTTCTGACGACTGGGGAACTCATAGTGACCGTGGGTGAAAATAGGGGTATTGGTGGAAGAAACCAAGAGTTCGCTCTCTCAGCAGCTCTGCAGATAAAGGGCAGTAAAAAAATTGTTATTGGCGCCGTTGACACGGATGGAACCGATGGCCCCGGAACACAGTTCGTTAAAGGATATGGAGAAATACCTTGCCTTGCAGGAGGGCTCGTAGATGGCTACACCGCTGAAGAAGCTGAGAGGCAGGGGATAGACATATTCAAAGAGATTAAAAACCATAATTCGACAATACCGTTGATTAAGCTAGGTGACGGCATAATAACGACGCAAGGGATAAGTTTAGGCGACCTAGGGGTAACCCTTATAATTGGTCCTTAA
- a CDS encoding TrpB-like pyridoxal phosphate-dependent enzyme, whose amino-acid sequence MRKILLDEDELPKQWYNILPDLPKPLPPPINPITREPVKPEELMALFSKECIVQEVSQERWINIPEEVREAYMLWRPTPLYRAVGLEKALKTPAKIYYKYEGVSPPGSHKPNTAVAQAYYAMKEGVERLTTETGAGQWGSALAFGCMLFGLKATVYMVKVSYNQKPYRRMLMELWGAEVYPSPSTNTESGRRILKEDPNNPGSLGIAISEAIEDAVTHRNVKYSLGSVLNHVLLHQTVVGLEAKRQMEIADDYPDLIVGCIGGGSSFSGLFWPFYYDKVSGRAPKDVQFLAVEPTACPSITKGFYAYDHGDAARLTPMIKMYTLGHMFIPAPIHAGGLRYHGKAPTLCLLSKEGIVKTVAYNQVEVFRAAHQFMRAEGFVPAPEPSHAIKAVIDEALKCRETGEEKTILFLLCGHGHFDMQAFDDYLSGKLPPYEYPEEKVQEAIRKLKDLYPWLEIER is encoded by the coding sequence ATGAGAAAAATCCTGCTGGATGAGGATGAGTTGCCGAAGCAATGGTATAATATTTTGCCAGACCTGCCGAAACCTCTGCCGCCCCCAATAAATCCCATAACGAGGGAGCCGGTGAAGCCCGAGGAATTGATGGCGCTATTCTCAAAAGAATGCATTGTTCAGGAGGTCAGTCAGGAGCGCTGGATAAATATACCGGAGGAGGTTCGTGAAGCATACATGCTTTGGAGGCCGACGCCGCTGTATAGGGCTGTTGGGCTTGAGAAGGCGCTTAAAACTCCCGCTAAAATATATTATAAGTATGAGGGTGTTAGCCCTCCGGGCAGCCATAAACCTAACACCGCTGTTGCTCAAGCATATTACGCTATGAAGGAGGGTGTTGAGCGCCTTACAACCGAGACTGGCGCTGGCCAGTGGGGTTCAGCTTTAGCGTTCGGCTGCATGCTCTTCGGCTTAAAGGCAACAGTCTACATGGTTAAGGTTAGCTATAATCAAAAGCCTTATAGGCGTATGCTGATGGAGCTGTGGGGTGCGGAGGTTTATCCAAGCCCTAGCACCAACACTGAGAGCGGAAGAAGAATATTGAAGGAGGATCCGAACAATCCTGGGAGCCTAGGAATAGCTATAAGCGAGGCGATAGAGGATGCGGTAACGCATAGAAATGTTAAGTATTCGCTTGGAAGCGTTTTAAATCACGTTTTACTGCATCAGACAGTTGTCGGATTGGAAGCTAAGAGGCAGATGGAGATCGCGGATGACTACCCGGATCTAATAGTTGGATGCATAGGCGGCGGAAGCAGCTTCTCAGGGCTCTTCTGGCCATTCTACTATGATAAGGTTTCAGGTAGAGCTCCAAAAGACGTTCAGTTCTTGGCCGTTGAGCCGACGGCATGCCCATCTATAACTAAGGGCTTTTACGCCTACGATCACGGTGACGCAGCGCGCTTAACACCTATGATTAAAATGTACACTCTTGGGCACATGTTTATACCGGCGCCGATACATGCAGGCGGGCTAAGATATCATGGGAAGGCTCCAACGCTGTGTCTGCTCAGCAAAGAGGGCATAGTTAAAACCGTCGCCTACAATCAGGTTGAGGTGTTTAGGGCAGCACACCAGTTCATGAGGGCTGAAGGGTTTGTCCCAGCACCGGAGCCAAGCCACGCGATAAAAGCTGTCATAGACGAAGCCTTGAAATGTAGGGAGACCGGGGAGGAGAAAACAATACTGTTTCTGCTCTGCGGGCATGGGCACTTCGATATGCAGGCCTTCGACGACTACTTATCTGGGAAGCTTCCGCCATACGAGTATCCTGAGGAGAAGGTTCAAGAGGCCATAAGAAAACTAAAGGATCTGTATCCTTGGCTAGAAATAGAGCGATGA
- a CDS encoding Gfo/Idh/MocA family oxidoreductase, which produces MGKIGLGVIGCGWAARDLYEPVFRFLRNGRIVAVMDIDESKAKALSEIYAVPRYYTDLDKMLSDREVEAVVVLTPPHTHSEIVVRAAEAGRHVYCEKPMAPTVQEADRMIDACRRNNVKLMVAYMKRFNKSFRFIKDLVDSGQLGGIFELRERWDNVRIFPPPAKRPPRQERTDYRLRLISGGGFLQEDGSHPLDVARWWLGDVEEVNAYVMIVDPERYETENVACVTMRHKSGAVTTLHITMITHRKGEESYELFGTKGTLTMRWLYHSSKSLEPAIIHLHRNGREVQDLTLSVWETRWNPLLDLRENWQYLRELEHFCECILKDEEPYCTGEDGRAVVEIINAAYLSAWRCERVKLPLKETPSLRDFFVELRSKSPWSLGEAEWSSWY; this is translated from the coding sequence ATGGGTAAAATCGGTTTAGGCGTTATTGGTTGCGGATGGGCTGCTAGAGACCTATATGAGCCAGTCTTCAGGTTTCTTAGGAACGGGAGAATCGTCGCCGTCATGGATATCGACGAGTCAAAGGCTAAAGCGTTAAGCGAGATTTATGCGGTTCCACGCTACTACACTGATCTAGATAAAATGCTCAGCGATAGGGAAGTCGAAGCCGTCGTCGTCTTAACGCCCCCACATACTCATTCAGAAATAGTTGTAAGGGCGGCTGAGGCTGGAAGACACGTTTACTGTGAGAAGCCGATGGCCCCGACGGTTCAGGAGGCTGACCGCATGATCGATGCCTGTAGGCGAAATAATGTTAAGCTCATGGTGGCGTACATGAAGCGCTTCAACAAGTCCTTTAGGTTCATCAAAGATTTAGTTGACAGCGGACAGCTAGGCGGCATCTTCGAGCTTCGGGAGAGATGGGATAACGTGAGGATTTTTCCTCCGCCAGCTAAAAGGCCGCCTCGGCAGGAGAGAACCGATTACCGCTTACGGTTGATCTCTGGCGGCGGCTTCCTCCAGGAGGACGGTTCGCATCCGTTGGATGTTGCCCGATGGTGGCTTGGGGATGTGGAGGAAGTGAACGCCTACGTTATGATAGTGGATCCCGAGAGGTATGAAACAGAGAATGTGGCATGCGTGACTATGAGGCATAAAAGCGGCGCTGTTACAACCCTACATATAACGATGATAACTCACAGGAAGGGCGAGGAGAGCTACGAGCTCTTTGGAACCAAGGGAACCTTAACTATGAGGTGGCTTTATCATAGCTCAAAATCGCTTGAACCGGCTATAATCCACCTTCATAGGAATGGGCGAGAGGTTCAAGACTTAACCCTCAGCGTCTGGGAGACCCGCTGGAACCCGCTTCTAGACTTGAGAGAAAACTGGCAATACCTCAGAGAGCTCGAACACTTCTGCGAGTGCATTCTTAAAGACGAAGAGCCCTATTGCACGGGTGAAGATGGGAGGGCTGTTGTCGAGATAATTAACGCCGCCTACTTATCGGCATGGAGATGCGAGAGGGTGAAACTTCCGCTCAAGGAGACGCCCAGCTTAAGGGATTTCTTCGTAGAGCTGCGCTCTAAGAGCCCATGGAGTCTAGGCGAGGCTGAGTGGAGCAGCTGGTATTAG
- a CDS encoding ribonuclease activity regulator RraA, whose product MENILESIKILEKVSSASAYSALWDLGYKNTWMRGIYPLTVSGTHIVGPAVTVKYLPYKKRLEEDTYRKSAIFQAALTAREGDIVVMDAMGMDCGVIGDCIAMGFKVKGVAGVVIDGGVRDTPLIRRIGLPVYARCATPAHIGEKIVPVSLNTPIECAGVQVNPGDIIVADDDGVVVIPKEIVSEAAKLGLKHERLDEESRRRISEGMPLGEAYPPKEEWLRSAEE is encoded by the coding sequence ATGGAGAACATATTAGAATCAATAAAGATTTTAGAGAAGGTTTCCAGCGCCTCAGCGTATTCGGCGCTATGGGACTTAGGCTATAAAAACACTTGGATGAGGGGGATATATCCGCTGACGGTCAGCGGAACACATATCGTTGGCCCAGCGGTCACCGTGAAGTATCTGCCCTATAAAAAGAGGCTTGAAGAAGACACCTACAGGAAGTCAGCTATATTTCAGGCAGCGCTAACAGCGAGGGAAGGGGATATAGTAGTGATGGATGCCATGGGGATGGACTGCGGAGTTATAGGAGACTGCATCGCCATGGGCTTCAAGGTGAAGGGCGTCGCGGGGGTCGTCATTGACGGCGGTGTAAGAGATACACCGCTAATAAGAAGGATTGGGCTACCAGTTTACGCGAGATGCGCGACGCCAGCGCATATAGGTGAAAAAATAGTTCCCGTATCCTTAAACACGCCGATAGAATGCGCTGGGGTTCAAGTGAACCCTGGTGACATAATCGTTGCAGACGATGATGGGGTGGTCGTAATACCGAAAGAGATTGTAAGCGAAGCCGCAAAGTTGGGTTTAAAGCATGAGCGCCTAGATGAAGAGTCTAGGCGGAGAATATCTGAGGGTATGCCTTTAGGAGAAGCCTACCCGCCGAAAGAAGAATGGTTGCGGAGCGCGGAGGAGTGA
- a CDS encoding enolase C-terminal domain-like protein, with translation MGTRIKNVYAEEIISMRGHPGIETTVELEDGSIGSAIVTAGVSVGEHEVQFIHDGGSRYGGLGVKKAVEIVNNIIGPKIRGLDATEQHVVDEVMLKLDGTPNKSRLGGNSMASVSAAVLKAAAKSLRLPLYRYIGGVRAKVLPVPGVGAVAGGDRYGGGQRSGEKPSYSFMAYGFRSFSEASYACWEISREFFRITNEKLGRRASVGSFLLLTRADKFSHDREIWEMMTEAIENLGYRNRIGIQVDVAATTYYNREKKIYEGLFSRDPKTREDLIEIYKAAVKDFPFVIIEDPLEEEDVEGHAILTRELGVEIVGDDFFTTNIERVKRGIEARACNAVLLKVNQIGTITEAFEMVEFAYRHGYGVMPCSSRGEGVEIADYAVGLNTGHIRESGLGDAANRLMKIEMELGRKATFLGKEGLKLK, from the coding sequence ATGGGCACGCGAATAAAAAATGTTTATGCGGAAGAGATAATTTCTATGCGTGGGCATCCAGGAATAGAGACCACAGTTGAGCTTGAAGATGGTTCAATAGGAAGCGCAATAGTGACTGCCGGTGTCTCAGTTGGAGAACATGAAGTTCAATTTATTCACGACGGCGGTTCAAGATACGGCGGCTTAGGCGTAAAAAAGGCTGTTGAGATTGTGAATAATATAATAGGCCCAAAGATTAGAGGTCTAGACGCGACTGAGCAGCATGTCGTAGATGAAGTTATGCTTAAGTTGGATGGAACCCCGAATAAGAGTAGGCTTGGCGGAAACTCTATGGCAAGCGTATCAGCGGCGGTTTTAAAAGCCGCCGCAAAAAGTCTTCGCCTACCCCTTTACCGCTATATTGGCGGGGTTCGAGCTAAGGTTCTTCCGGTGCCCGGCGTCGGCGCGGTTGCTGGTGGAGATAGGTATGGCGGAGGGCAGAGATCTGGGGAAAAACCGAGCTACTCCTTTATGGCGTATGGTTTTAGGAGTTTCTCTGAAGCCTCATATGCCTGCTGGGAGATCAGTAGAGAATTCTTTAGGATCACAAACGAAAAGCTGGGGCGGAGAGCCTCGGTCGGCTCATTCCTACTTCTAACGCGCGCAGATAAATTTTCGCATGATCGGGAGATTTGGGAGATGATGACTGAAGCCATAGAGAACTTAGGGTATAGAAATAGGATTGGCATACAGGTCGATGTGGCGGCAACAACATACTATAATAGAGAGAAAAAGATCTATGAAGGGCTTTTCTCTAGGGATCCTAAAACTAGAGAAGACTTAATAGAAATCTATAAGGCTGCGGTGAAAGACTTTCCCTTCGTGATAATAGAGGACCCCTTGGAGGAAGAAGACGTGGAGGGGCACGCGATCCTAACAAGAGAGCTAGGCGTAGAGATAGTTGGGGATGACTTCTTCACAACAAATATTGAGAGAGTGAAGAGGGGAATAGAGGCAAGGGCATGTAACGCGGTGCTCTTAAAAGTGAATCAAATAGGTACAATAACCGAGGCATTTGAAATGGTTGAGTTCGCATATAGGCATGGCTATGGCGTCATGCCATGCAGCAGCAGAGGCGAGGGTGTAGAAATCGCAGATTACGCTGTGGGCCTTAACACGGGCCACATAAGGGAGAGCGGATTAGGCGACGCCGCAAACAGATTAATGAAGATAGAGATGGAACTGGGACGCAAAGCAACTTTCCTGGGAAAAGAGGGCTTAAAACTCAAATAA
- a CDS encoding zinc-ribbon domain-containing protein, whose amino-acid sequence MPYCPSCGNQVEENDEFCGRCGFNIAQMKRLLNPQEAVKSIVFQRIEGIKRKDAETIQGLIDKEHYTKFDDWPPFERQGLDGLRREAEALKVLKEYRYEINDLRIDLFGDAALASFIIKYSGRMRHLDFNVKSRVTIVLFKVGDEWKIVHEHWSRFPERETWRHRLLL is encoded by the coding sequence TTGCCATATTGCCCAAGCTGCGGGAACCAAGTTGAGGAAAACGATGAATTCTGTGGGCGATGCGGCTTCAATATCGCTCAGATGAAGCGGCTGCTGAATCCCCAAGAAGCCGTTAAATCAATTGTGTTTCAAAGAATCGAGGGGATAAAGCGGAAAGATGCTGAAACGATTCAAGGTCTCATAGATAAAGAGCATTATACTAAGTTTGATGATTGGCCGCCTTTTGAGCGGCAGGGGCTTGATGGCTTGAGGAGGGAAGCCGAAGCGCTGAAGGTTCTAAAGGAATATAGATATGAGATTAACGACCTGAGAATAGATCTGTTTGGCGATGCCGCGTTAGCCTCATTCATCATAAAATATAGTGGGAGGATGAGACATCTAGATTTCAATGTAAAATCTAGGGTAACAATCGTTCTATTTAAAGTAGGGGACGAATGGAAGATAGTTCATGAACACTGGTCACGTTTCCCTGAGAGAGAAACGTGGAGACATAGACTCTTACTCTAA
- a CDS encoding DUF5696 domain-containing protein, whose protein sequence is MREGALSILDSPFIRLEFFEDGSYRILDKQTQVVWRSNPYIKRFGSASLCVDGGTLNVSFNNFDLVESDGRNIRMVYRLKDVGAEIRFNIGLLDDDRSLEFSYETRGKISVDSLRLLDDGFWITDADRGYMVIPVREGLIVRSDSGIPFIHRFGTFDYEGCHMEMLGLVKDKSAVLVTWHEPYVAAEIKSTLNEGVTDARQILSLSMYLRKTARSLRISFLGEGDYVSIAKAYRKIVQEKGWLATLREKAERNPEVVKLLGASNFKLWSCLTRLMDYKMWEELVQVNWTFNEAAEVAEHLRRDLGIEKALFIIGGWIRRGYDNQHPDILPAAPECGGNEGLAKASRRVRDLGYLFCLHDNYQDIYRDSPSWSEDLIMKGPDGQLVKGGFWAGGQAWLVCSKMGLEMAKRNMPEVKALFNPNAYFVDTTTASPLFECYDEKHPLTKWDDMEYKQRLLEYTASVFGISGSECGREWAVPYSHFFEGLVGVSGRYYHALNPESISAKVIPLFEMVYRDCVAAYGKYGYDPSEAAEYVLHHIVMGRPLHYHFFDQFGRGTYWKNAPKDEPRGHPFSSSCFIRADGGWAEGLCMLDRFIKNTHEILSPLYEITAEKPVTKHEFLTSDFSVERVVFGEDVEVVVNKALGFVRWGAKYKDYVYNSKMGGEVVLPTFGFVIESPTFIAFHAMKWDGIEYREPALFTVRSLDGKPISESGKIRVFHGFGDQRIKIRRKVHVVPKEEILYF, encoded by the coding sequence ATGCGTGAAGGCGCGCTGTCTATTTTAGATAGCCCTTTCATTAGGCTTGAATTCTTCGAGGATGGCTCATACCGGATACTGGATAAGCAGACTCAAGTCGTGTGGCGCTCTAACCCATACATTAAACGCTTCGGTTCAGCATCGCTCTGCGTTGACGGCGGGACGCTTAACGTCTCCTTCAACAATTTCGATCTTGTTGAAAGCGATGGCAGAAACATCAGGATGGTTTATCGCTTAAAGGATGTGGGCGCTGAAATCAGATTTAACATAGGTCTACTAGATGACGATAGGTCTCTGGAGTTCTCCTATGAGACTAGGGGAAAAATATCTGTAGATAGCTTAAGGCTGCTTGACGACGGCTTTTGGATAACAGATGCTGATAGAGGATACATGGTGATTCCCGTTCGAGAAGGCTTAATCGTTAGATCCGATAGCGGCATACCGTTCATTCACCGCTTCGGGACATTTGATTACGAAGGCTGCCACATGGAGATGCTGGGTCTCGTCAAAGATAAGTCGGCGGTCTTAGTTACATGGCACGAACCCTATGTAGCCGCGGAGATTAAGAGCACATTGAACGAGGGCGTCACAGACGCGAGGCAGATCCTCTCCCTATCCATGTATTTAAGGAAGACCGCGAGGTCTCTGAGAATATCCTTTCTGGGTGAAGGGGACTACGTTTCTATAGCCAAAGCCTATAGAAAGATAGTTCAAGAGAAGGGGTGGCTTGCCACCTTAAGGGAGAAGGCTGAGAGAAACCCGGAAGTCGTTAAGCTCCTCGGGGCATCAAACTTTAAGCTCTGGAGCTGCTTAACCAGGCTCATGGATTATAAAATGTGGGAAGAACTTGTTCAAGTTAACTGGACGTTTAATGAGGCTGCTGAGGTAGCGGAGCATTTAAGAAGAGATTTGGGGATAGAGAAGGCGCTGTTTATCATAGGTGGATGGATACGTAGGGGATACGATAATCAGCACCCGGATATTCTTCCAGCAGCGCCTGAGTGCGGTGGAAATGAGGGGCTGGCGAAAGCCTCTAGGCGAGTTAGGGATCTAGGATACTTGTTCTGCCTCCACGATAATTACCAAGACATTTATAGGGATTCGCCCTCTTGGAGCGAGGATCTAATAATGAAGGGACCTGATGGACAGCTGGTTAAGGGGGGTTTCTGGGCTGGCGGGCAGGCGTGGCTGGTTTGCTCAAAAATGGGTTTGGAGATGGCTAAGCGAAACATGCCTGAGGTTAAGGCGCTCTTCAATCCAAACGCATATTTTGTCGATACGACTACTGCTTCACCGCTATTTGAATGCTACGATGAGAAGCATCCGCTGACAAAATGGGACGACATGGAATATAAGCAGAGGCTTCTAGAGTACACTGCGTCGGTTTTCGGCATATCTGGCTCCGAGTGCGGGAGAGAATGGGCGGTACCCTACAGCCACTTCTTTGAAGGATTAGTGGGAGTTAGCGGAAGATACTACCATGCCCTGAACCCGGAATCTATCAGCGCGAAGGTTATTCCGCTCTTCGAGATGGTTTATAGGGATTGCGTTGCGGCGTATGGTAAGTACGGCTACGATCCAAGCGAAGCCGCTGAATACGTTCTACACCATATTGTTATGGGGAGACCGTTACACTACCACTTCTTCGATCAGTTTGGCAGAGGAACATATTGGAAGAATGCGCCTAAAGATGAGCCGAGGGGGCACCCGTTTAGTTCAAGTTGCTTTATTAGGGCGGATGGAGGGTGGGCTGAAGGACTATGCATGCTGGACAGATTCATTAAAAACACCCATGAGATACTGTCGCCACTATACGAGATCACGGCTGAAAAACCCGTCACAAAACATGAGTTTCTAACATCCGATTTCAGCGTTGAGCGTGTGGTTTTCGGCGAAGATGTTGAGGTCGTTGTCAATAAGGCTCTCGGCTTCGTCAGATGGGGGGCAAAATATAAGGACTACGTCTACAACTCTAAGATGGGCGGCGAAGTTGTTCTTCCGACCTTTGGCTTCGTGATCGAGTCGCCCACGTTCATAGCTTTCCATGCGATGAAGTGGGATGGCATAGAATATAGGGAGCCGGCTCTATTCACCGTTAGAAGCCTAGATGGAAAACCGATCTCTGAATCAGGGAAGATAAGGGTGTTCCACGGTTTCGGGGATCAAAGGATAAAGATTAGGCGGAAAGTGCACGTTGTGCCTAAAGAAGAAATACTTTATTTCTGA
- a CDS encoding TIM barrel protein has protein sequence MRVDKSRLLKLESEYKGYLEGERLNRFFEEFGIKFSAGHWSAGDFMDRFGTSGYFPELDSSIEAQLRRVAEAGIRGVEFHDLLFLDGNLRVSEDRITKTKETLQKLNIETSNVNVNMFTDPRWKLGSVTHPNKAVREKALEILLQAADIAKELGSPSLSFWPGQDGWDYNFESNYGLKFEWFLDACIKVAKRCKDLGLKFGVEAKLKEPKEGNMIVPTTHLSGWLAYKVNEELGSKVMGVTIDYGHEMMYGVEPAFTVYALHKMGVPIVGFHVNTAKYRSNDEDRVFGTGDVWCFVDYLYAAIDVGYDGWFGEDQFTYRMDPVEAMRLSKEIFGNLMKKALLIYARKDELEEARESGDQAKAINVVKRIIFAE, from the coding sequence TTGAGGGTTGATAAATCTAGATTGCTGAAGCTTGAGTCAGAGTATAAAGGTTATCTCGAAGGAGAGAGGCTTAACAGGTTCTTTGAAGAGTTTGGCATAAAGTTTTCCGCTGGACACTGGTCTGCCGGCGACTTCATGGATAGGTTCGGCACCAGCGGATATTTTCCGGAGTTAGACTCCAGCATTGAGGCCCAGTTAAGGAGGGTGGCTGAGGCCGGTATAAGAGGCGTAGAGTTTCATGACCTGCTCTTCTTAGATGGGAACCTTAGGGTTTCAGAGGATCGGATAACGAAGACCAAAGAAACCCTCCAGAAACTCAATATTGAGACATCTAACGTGAATGTTAACATGTTCACTGACCCTAGATGGAAGCTTGGAAGCGTAACCCATCCAAATAAGGCTGTTAGGGAGAAGGCGCTGGAGATTCTCTTGCAGGCAGCCGATATAGCTAAGGAGTTAGGTAGCCCAAGCCTAAGCTTCTGGCCGGGTCAGGATGGATGGGACTATAACTTTGAATCTAATTATGGGTTAAAGTTTGAATGGTTTCTAGACGCTTGCATTAAGGTGGCTAAACGCTGCAAGGATCTTGGATTAAAGTTCGGCGTAGAGGCGAAGCTTAAGGAGCCTAAAGAGGGCAACATGATTGTTCCAACAACCCATCTTTCAGGCTGGTTGGCTTATAAGGTTAATGAGGAGTTGGGTTCGAAGGTTATGGGCGTAACCATAGATTATGGGCATGAGATGATGTACGGCGTTGAGCCAGCCTTCACGGTATACGCGCTGCATAAGATGGGCGTCCCAATAGTAGGATTCCACGTGAACACGGCGAAGTATAGAAGCAACGATGAAGATAGGGTTTTTGGAACTGGGGACGTATGGTGTTTCGTCGACTACCTTTATGCGGCTATAGACGTAGGTTACGATGGATGGTTCGGCGAAGACCAGTTCACGTATCGCATGGATCCAGTGGAAGCCATGAGGCTGAGCAAAGAGATTTTTGGGAACCTTATGAAGAAGGCGCTTCTAATATACGCTAGAAAAGACGAGCTTGAAGAGGCTAGAGAATCAGGGGATCAAGCGAAGGCAATTAATGTGGTGAAGAGAATAATATTTGCCGAGTGA